The Leptospirales bacterium genome has a window encoding:
- a CDS encoding serine/threonine-protein phosphatase, with product MNLARIAYLTVFCLLTVLTWFLAEPGGRRLPRYYTPNGDIVPIGYFSEARRIYSVGGRDPAVAGPLAGDALYVRVETDLGPTLMATVPNTFWIFLYHFRFFLLLAVVFSAGIIWFLRSAADFHLAALSACMALFHFSLSFTLAYHKMEYLWRLSSALAPLLIFNAALRLTGKDAPGRLIVGELIFVAFLALVAYVGGESAAAIGNFEWLISGLFVLSLVAALGLLFDNALRRTDDRIERWKRWALFAGFALGLALPLALAQFAIHTRLPMPPVEWISALVFFFPLTVAYGTYRLNVLPFQLTLSRSIVAAALSVALTMIYGLFLLLHALLLPEQETKNHWLANAALILAILLLLDPMRRRISAFVERNFLRLNAELSESLKRIAGLLSEDSRLQPTALAFLNEVASVLQLESAAFLAAGPGLAALNVRREVMIRVPAGSSMWRYLKPEQMGVSAYLAYAGGRREELFRFLYRNRFSLAIGILGGQKAPGWSAKILQLLKRSHRLVEAREDPGTVESYRAALLVGYRSGGRKLALREIRYLQEAARLASQLFLNYAVLIQEISKRRRIRALAQAGHYQRSLSRTGPDRVAELQIAFVSRAAVSVTGDYFDILALPDRKLAIFLGDVTGHGVAAGYLASSLRAIVRTHLTGGGSLAQTVQTMNRFLMERYQGSEFITLFAMVVDLNNGQTEYINAAHPAPFLVRNDGRLEQLVSNQRLIGILPTPYFTNQLQLQRKDRLYIYSDGVTETFNASEEAYGEARLLDYIEGNGSLSVDELISKLERQLADFRGNASLSDDTTFVALQFEPPQNPLRGLVAALGLDRFWPGTKAPREEN from the coding sequence ATGAATCTGGCGCGTATTGCATATTTGACGGTCTTCTGTTTGCTGACAGTCCTGACCTGGTTTTTGGCTGAACCGGGCGGTCGACGCTTGCCTCGCTATTACACGCCCAACGGCGACATCGTCCCCATCGGCTACTTTTCCGAGGCCCGACGCATCTATTCGGTTGGCGGACGCGATCCGGCGGTTGCCGGACCGCTGGCCGGCGATGCCCTTTACGTTCGGGTTGAAACTGATCTCGGTCCGACGCTGATGGCAACGGTCCCCAACACATTCTGGATTTTCCTCTACCACTTTCGATTCTTTCTGCTGCTGGCCGTGGTTTTTTCGGCGGGCATCATCTGGTTCTTGCGCAGCGCCGCAGACTTTCATCTGGCAGCGCTGTCAGCCTGTATGGCGCTGTTTCATTTCTCGCTGAGCTTTACACTGGCCTACCACAAGATGGAATACCTCTGGCGCTTGAGTTCCGCTCTGGCGCCGCTGCTGATCTTCAATGCCGCGCTGCGTCTGACTGGCAAGGATGCGCCGGGACGGTTGATCGTAGGCGAATTGATCTTCGTCGCATTTCTGGCGTTGGTCGCTTACGTTGGCGGCGAAAGCGCGGCTGCCATCGGCAACTTCGAATGGCTGATCAGCGGGCTGTTTGTGCTTTCGCTCGTCGCCGCACTGGGCTTGCTCTTTGACAATGCCCTGCGGCGTACGGACGATCGAATCGAACGCTGGAAACGCTGGGCGCTCTTTGCCGGCTTTGCACTGGGCCTGGCGCTGCCGCTTGCCCTGGCCCAGTTTGCCATTCACACACGGCTGCCAATGCCGCCAGTAGAGTGGATCAGCGCCCTGGTCTTTTTCTTTCCGCTCACCGTAGCCTATGGGACATACCGTCTCAATGTCCTTCCGTTCCAGCTAACGCTCAGTCGCTCCATCGTTGCTGCGGCGCTCAGCGTTGCGCTTACCATGATCTACGGGCTCTTTCTGCTGCTGCACGCCCTGCTCTTGCCGGAACAGGAGACGAAGAACCACTGGCTGGCCAATGCCGCGCTGATTCTTGCCATTCTGTTGCTGCTCGATCCGATGCGGCGTCGCATCTCAGCCTTTGTTGAGCGCAACTTCCTGCGTCTGAATGCCGAGCTCTCCGAATCGCTGAAGCGAATCGCGGGCCTGCTGAGCGAGGATTCCCGTTTGCAACCGACAGCACTGGCCTTCCTGAATGAAGTGGCCTCCGTCTTGCAGCTGGAGAGCGCCGCTTTCCTGGCCGCCGGACCGGGCCTCGCGGCCTTGAATGTTAGACGCGAGGTGATGATTCGCGTTCCGGCCGGCAGCTCAATGTGGCGCTATCTGAAGCCAGAGCAAATGGGGGTCAGCGCTTATCTGGCCTATGCTGGCGGTCGCCGCGAAGAACTCTTTCGCTTTCTCTACCGCAATCGCTTCTCGCTGGCCATTGGCATCCTTGGCGGTCAAAAGGCGCCAGGCTGGAGCGCAAAGATTCTGCAGCTGCTGAAGCGCTCCCATCGATTGGTTGAAGCGAGAGAAGATCCCGGAACGGTGGAAAGTTATCGCGCGGCGTTGCTGGTCGGCTACCGAAGCGGCGGCCGGAAGTTGGCCTTGCGCGAAATTCGCTATTTGCAGGAAGCGGCGCGCCTGGCCAGTCAGCTGTTCCTGAACTATGCGGTTCTAATTCAGGAGATCAGCAAACGCCGGCGCATCCGCGCCCTGGCACAGGCCGGGCATTACCAGCGTTCCCTTTCCCGGACCGGCCCCGACCGCGTGGCTGAATTGCAGATTGCCTTTGTCAGTCGCGCCGCCGTTTCGGTAACCGGCGACTACTTTGATATTCTTGCCTTGCCCGATCGTAAACTGGCGATCTTTCTTGGCGATGTTACCGGGCACGGCGTCGCCGCCGGCTATCTAGCATCCAGCTTGCGCGCCATCGTGCGCACGCACCTGACGGGCGGAGGCTCCCTGGCGCAGACCGTGCAGACCATGAACCGCTTCCTGATGGAGCGCTATCAAGGCAGCGAATTCATTACGCTCTTTGCCATGGTCGTCGATCTCAACAACGGCCAGACGGAATACATCAATGCAGCGCATCCGGCGCCCTTTCTGGTGCGCAACGATGGGCGCCTGGAACAGCTGGTCAGCAATCAACGATTGATTGGTATTCTGCCGACCCCCTACTTCACCAATCAACTGCAACTGCAACGAAAGGACCGGCTCTACATTTACTCGGACGGGGTAACCGAAACCTTCAACGCCAGCGAGGAAGCCTACGGCGAAGCGCGCTTGTTGGACTACATCGAAGGCAATGGCAGTCTGTCCGTCGATGAGTTGATTTCCAAATTGGAGCGGCAGCTGGCGGATTTTCGAGGCAACGCCAGCCTCAGCGACGACACGACTTTTGTTGCCTTGCAATTCGAGCCGCCGCAGAATCCGCTGCGCGGCCTGGTTGCCGCGCTGGGTCTGGACCGGTTTTGGCCGGGAACGAAAGCGCCGCGCGAGGAAAACTAA
- a CDS encoding bifunctional ornithine acetyltransferase/N-acetylglutamate synthase, producing the protein MEGEWPRGFLAGGWSIGIKKAPALDFAVAHSERPAVASALFTRNNFPGAPVVIGRERIAGGRIQTVIVNSGNSNVATGEAGVLLAREYTAVAARSLGVASELVFPSSTGVIGRPLPRELMLGASAAIAPRLTQPDFETFARAICTTDAYPKFASRSLRSGVRIFAAAKGAGMIEPNMATMLSYFFTDASIERTDLDRLWRLAVERSFNRISVDSDTSTSDTALILANGLSGIALQFPASAAAALEKLDHPISSEQIAALPDIDGPSAEFVAAILELALKLARAIAADGEGATRLIELRVTEARDRQQALKIARSIINSPLVKTAIYGADPNWGRLVMAVGKVFDEPTPPEALQIWFGDHPLRDAGEKELAELSAYLRNQEILLRVSLGTGRASETVWGCDLTEAYVKLNAEYTT; encoded by the coding sequence ATGGAAGGCGAGTGGCCCAGAGGATTCCTTGCTGGCGGTTGGTCGATTGGCATCAAGAAGGCGCCTGCTCTCGATTTTGCTGTAGCGCATAGCGAGCGGCCTGCGGTTGCCAGCGCCCTGTTCACGCGAAACAATTTCCCCGGTGCGCCCGTGGTTATCGGGCGCGAAAGAATAGCAGGCGGCCGCATCCAGACTGTGATAGTAAACTCCGGAAATTCCAATGTCGCTACGGGCGAGGCCGGAGTACTGCTGGCGCGAGAGTACACGGCGGTCGCCGCCAGGTCGCTGGGCGTGGCGTCGGAACTCGTCTTTCCCAGCAGTACCGGCGTCATTGGCCGTCCCTTACCGCGCGAATTGATGCTCGGGGCCAGCGCCGCGATTGCCCCGCGTCTGACGCAGCCCGACTTTGAAACTTTTGCCCGGGCCATTTGCACAACGGACGCCTATCCGAAGTTCGCCTCGCGCAGCTTGCGATCTGGCGTCCGAATCTTTGCCGCGGCCAAGGGCGCCGGCATGATCGAACCGAACATGGCCACGATGTTGAGTTACTTTTTCACGGATGCCAGCATCGAGCGCACCGACCTCGATCGACTCTGGAGGCTGGCGGTCGAACGCAGTTTCAACCGCATCAGTGTGGATAGCGATACATCGACCAGCGATACGGCCTTGATCCTGGCTAACGGACTCAGCGGCATTGCACTGCAATTCCCCGCCAGCGCCGCTGCCGCGCTCGAAAAGCTCGATCATCCAATTTCCAGCGAACAGATTGCGGCCTTGCCGGACATCGACGGTCCGTCCGCGGAGTTCGTTGCGGCAATTCTGGAGCTGGCATTGAAGCTGGCCCGAGCCATTGCCGCCGATGGCGAAGGCGCGACGCGCTTGATCGAACTGCGCGTGACGGAGGCGCGCGATCGACAGCAGGCGCTGAAAATCGCACGCTCAATCATCAATTCTCCGCTGGTCAAGACGGCGATCTACGGCGCAGACCCTAACTGGGGCCGCCTGGTCATGGCGGTTGGCAAGGTGTTTGATGAACCTACGCCGCCAGAGGCTTTGCAAATCTGGTTTGGCGATCATCCGCTGCGCGACGCCGGCGAAAAGGAGCTTGCCGAACTTTCGGCCTACCTGCGTAATCAGGAGATTCTGCTGCGCGTTTCACTGGGAACTGGCCGGGCCTCAGAAACCGTCTGGGGCTGTGATCTGACCGAGGCATACGTTAAACTCAATGCCGAGTACACAACCTAG
- a CDS encoding MBOAT family protein has product MTFNSLSFVAFFPTVLLIYYLTPRGWRWLPLLLGSAFFYAFGLWKAKVAYYFLLLCASVLIDYFSGLAMEALRGARRSAVFWAALLANFSVLFIYKYFDFFNANLAAGLASLGIPWAFGALSLILPIGISFHTFQGASYLIEVYRGDQRAEKHFGYFALYILYFPQLVAGPIERPQNLLQQLRLENAFRFDEAREGLKLMLWGLFKKVVVADRLAIYVTRVYGGGHAPGEGALEFLGFPLLAATYFFAFQVYCDFSGYTDIAIGAARVMGIRLMQNFRTPYFSASHADYWRRWHISLSGWFRDYVYFPLGGNRVSELRGLFNLMVVFLVSGLWHGANWTYVAWGAVHGIFVLIERIFEMALQRVSPAAINWWRRSASGAIEGSFGQRAVLRLTRIVRVVLVFHVAVLGYVFFRAPSMGDAWHVITHALAPVRFNLLAFYQEETLRLSGVLLILILVSIELIRDSAWFQRRLPALKALGLGYLFWAALAAFTLLAGVFGGSNFVYFQF; this is encoded by the coding sequence ATGACCTTCAATTCCCTCAGCTTTGTTGCGTTTTTCCCGACTGTCTTGCTGATCTACTATCTAACGCCGCGGGGTTGGCGTTGGCTGCCGCTGCTTCTGGGCAGCGCCTTCTTCTACGCCTTCGGACTCTGGAAGGCGAAGGTCGCTTACTATTTCCTGCTGCTGTGCGCTTCGGTATTGATCGACTATTTTTCCGGCCTGGCAATGGAAGCCCTGCGCGGCGCGCGGCGCAGCGCGGTCTTCTGGGCGGCATTACTGGCCAATTTTTCCGTCCTGTTTATATATAAGTACTTTGATTTCTTCAACGCCAATCTGGCTGCCGGGCTGGCCAGTCTGGGCATCCCCTGGGCATTTGGCGCGCTCTCGCTGATTCTTCCGATCGGGATTTCTTTTCATACCTTTCAGGGCGCAAGCTATCTGATTGAAGTCTACCGCGGGGACCAGCGCGCCGAAAAGCATTTCGGCTATTTTGCACTCTACATACTGTATTTCCCGCAGCTGGTCGCCGGCCCCATTGAGCGACCGCAAAATCTACTGCAACAATTGCGGCTTGAGAATGCCTTCCGCTTTGATGAAGCGCGCGAGGGCCTGAAGCTGATGCTCTGGGGCCTGTTCAAGAAAGTCGTCGTTGCCGACCGCCTCGCAATCTATGTTACGCGAGTCTACGGCGGCGGACACGCGCCCGGGGAAGGCGCTTTGGAATTCCTTGGTTTTCCGCTGCTAGCAGCCACCTACTTCTTTGCCTTCCAGGTGTATTGTGATTTCTCCGGTTATACGGATATTGCCATCGGGGCCGCGCGGGTCATGGGCATCCGTCTGATGCAGAATTTTCGCACGCCATATTTCAGCGCCAGCCATGCGGACTACTGGCGTCGTTGGCATATCTCTCTTTCCGGATGGTTTCGCGACTATGTCTACTTCCCGCTGGGCGGCAACCGTGTCTCCGAATTGCGCGGGCTGTTCAATCTGATGGTCGTATTTCTTGTTAGCGGCTTATGGCACGGGGCCAACTGGACCTACGTGGCCTGGGGCGCCGTCCATGGCATTTTCGTTTTGATTGAGCGAATCTTTGAAATGGCGCTGCAGCGCGTCTCGCCGGCGGCCATAAACTGGTGGCGACGTTCTGCTTCGGGAGCTATCGAGGGCTCCTTTGGACAGCGCGCCGTGCTGCGCTTGACGCGCATTGTTCGCGTCGTTCTGGTTTTTCATGTCGCCGTGCTGGGCTATGTCTTTTTTCGGGCGCCTTCCATGGGCGATGCCTGGCATGTGATCACGCACGCTCTGGCGCCCGTACGATTCAATTTGCTGGCCTTCTACCAGGAGGAGACGCTGCGGCTTTCCGGCGTTCTTTTGATTCTCATTCTGGTCTCTATTGAGTTGATTCGGGATAGCGCCTGGTTCCAGCGTCGGCTGCCGGCGCTCAAGGCGCTTGGGCTGGGCTACTTGTTCTGGGCCGCACTGGCCGCTTTTACCTTGCTGGCGGGGGTATTCGGTGGATCAAATTTCGTCTACTTCCAGTTCTGA
- a CDS encoding OmpA family protein, which translates to MKLIRRALPGLLLLMFAASWSVLRAQAAMPGGTESSSGLRAAPAPLNSVGHDFAPTLSADGKTMIFASRRGDAEYADLYVTNFRDGRWSDPQALDQLNSPFIDETPFLVPDGSMLFFASNRDGSVESRDEQGRLRVSMDLYVSRHSASGWTAPQRLAGEVNSELTERSPALDQQSGILYFSRQPIGDISATQIFQARYQDGAFVDVRALPAPVNVGATDASFVPAPGKHGFYFTSRRSGGLGYDDIYFVSFEDGRFGQPINLGPGINSAERDLALAVGGDWIIVCSTRSGGPGGVDLFLERVAALLELQIEVRDRQSRAPLPGEVESSIDGQAFQRAATDAQGRLDLQLDSGARAIRLRISRRGYLPYEQDFVLNPAENSLHSESGSQIPRQTLGVAETSRHLLAELLPIQTAATFDLRAIQFNYNEATLRSDSAASLEQLDRFLRENPELRLEVVGHTDMHGDPDYNQQLSERRAAAVIEELKRRGIQGARLQGRGAGMSQPLSRENSDAADERNRRTEFRVLSASAGH; encoded by the coding sequence GTGAAGCTTATCCGTCGCGCCCTGCCTGGCCTCTTGCTGCTAATGTTCGCTGCATCGTGGAGCGTCCTGCGTGCGCAGGCCGCAATGCCTGGGGGGACGGAATCGTCCAGCGGGCTGCGCGCCGCACCCGCGCCGCTCAATAGCGTCGGCCATGACTTTGCTCCAACGCTGAGCGCCGACGGCAAGACGATGATCTTTGCGTCGCGCCGCGGCGACGCCGAATATGCAGATCTTTATGTTACTAACTTCCGAGACGGCCGTTGGTCGGACCCGCAGGCCCTCGACCAGTTGAATTCGCCCTTCATCGATGAAACGCCCTTTCTGGTTCCCGATGGCAGTATGCTCTTCTTTGCTTCGAACCGCGATGGAAGCGTCGAGAGTCGCGACGAACAGGGGCGCCTGCGCGTTTCAATGGACCTGTACGTATCCCGGCATAGCGCTAGCGGCTGGACCGCGCCGCAGCGCCTGGCCGGCGAGGTAAATTCAGAGCTGACCGAACGCAGCCCGGCGCTTGACCAGCAGAGCGGCATTCTTTACTTTTCTCGACAACCGATTGGCGATATCAGCGCCACGCAGATCTTTCAGGCCCGCTACCAGGATGGCGCCTTCGTAGACGTCCGCGCATTGCCAGCGCCGGTTAATGTCGGCGCCACAGATGCCTCGTTTGTGCCGGCGCCAGGCAAGCACGGCTTTTACTTCACTTCCCGTCGCAGCGGGGGCCTCGGTTACGATGATATATATTTTGTAAGTTTTGAGGATGGCCGTTTTGGACAACCGATCAACCTTGGTCCCGGCATCAACAGCGCAGAACGCGATCTGGCCCTCGCGGTTGGCGGGGACTGGATTATAGTTTGCTCGACGCGGTCCGGCGGACCTGGCGGCGTCGATTTGTTTCTGGAACGCGTAGCGGCGCTGCTTGAACTTCAAATAGAGGTTCGCGATCGTCAGAGCCGCGCGCCACTGCCCGGCGAGGTAGAAAGCTCCATAGATGGACAGGCCTTTCAGCGCGCCGCAACCGATGCACAGGGTCGTCTGGATCTACAGCTCGATAGCGGTGCGCGCGCCATTCGGCTGCGCATCAGTCGCCGCGGCTATCTGCCTTACGAGCAGGACTTTGTCCTGAATCCAGCGGAAAATTCCCTGCACTCAGAGAGCGGATCGCAGATTCCCCGGCAAACCCTGGGCGTCGCCGAAACATCGCGGCATTTACTGGCCGAACTGTTGCCGATCCAGACTGCCGCGACCTTCGACTTGCGCGCCATTCAATTCAACTACAATGAAGCGACCCTGCGATCGGACAGCGCAGCCAGTCTCGAACAGCTGGACCGCTTCCTTCGTGAAAATCCCGAACTGCGTCTGGAAGTTGTGGGGCATACCGATATGCACGGGGATCCGGATTACAATCAGCAACTGAGCGAAAGGCGCGCCGCAGCTGTCATTGAAGAGCTCAAGCGACGCGGAATCCAGGGCGCGCGATTGCAGGGACGCGGCGCCGGCATGTCGCAGCCACTGAGTAGAGAGAACAGCGATGCCGCCGACGAACGCAATCGACGCACCGAATTTCGCGTGCTTTCCGCGTCCGCCGGCCACTGA
- a CDS encoding divalent-cation tolerance protein CutA gives MDVYFVYVTCASVEQAEQLGEAAVAEKLAACANILPAMRSIYFWQGELQRDQETVLLLKTSEARLSALRQRLAALHSYDNPCIVDWPLADGAPAYLQWVRDSTRLT, from the coding sequence ATGGATGTCTATTTCGTCTATGTAACTTGCGCCAGCGTCGAACAAGCGGAGCAGCTCGGCGAAGCGGCTGTTGCGGAGAAGCTGGCGGCCTGCGCCAATATTTTGCCGGCGATGCGCTCTATTTACTTCTGGCAGGGAGAATTGCAGCGTGATCAGGAGACGGTTTTACTGTTGAAAACCAGCGAAGCGAGGCTCAGCGCACTGCGCCAGCGACTCGCCGCCTTGCACAGCTATGACAATCCTTGCATCGTCGACTGGCCCCTGGCTGACGGCGCACCGGCCTATCTGCAGTGGGTGCGCGACAGCACTCGTTTGACTTAG
- a CDS encoding P-II family nitrogen regulator, whose translation MKLITAIIQPHKLRDVKASLQRAGVAKMTVFSAVGCGQQRGYDEGFRGARSEVTLLNKTVLQIAVNEEFVEPTIKAICQGARSGQIGDGKIFVTELKEVVRIRTGERGQDAIG comes from the coding sequence ATGAAACTGATTACTGCGATTATCCAGCCACACAAGTTGCGCGACGTTAAAGCTTCGCTGCAACGTGCGGGCGTTGCCAAGATGACTGTCTTTTCGGCTGTCGGCTGCGGTCAGCAGCGCGGCTATGACGAGGGCTTTCGTGGCGCGCGCAGCGAAGTGACCTTGCTGAATAAGACTGTGTTGCAAATTGCGGTGAACGAAGAATTTGTCGAGCCAACGATCAAGGCGATTTGCCAGGGCGCCCGCAGCGGGCAGATTGGAGATGGCAAAATCTTCGTAACCGAGCTCAAGGAAGTTGTGCGCATCCGTACCGGCGAGCGCGGCCAGGATGCGATCGGTTGA